A part of Periophthalmus magnuspinnatus isolate fPerMag1 chromosome 19, fPerMag1.2.pri, whole genome shotgun sequence genomic DNA contains:
- the tex2l gene encoding testis-expressed protein 2 isoform X1: MAASGPNRPGEREVRESHAIPPTLSPKSASTNGTKRHVPRGIVIQLTGTEGEWDSLDSSELIFSLDEDYPTISLTKERQLSVNDDLLLHAPPCHVPQSSSTPSSLGNCSGTSFLSPGPSSPTHRPLTSLVKSLSSELEIKEGATLRPKPLLNLVKSISTEISRSEPEISQSKSDSRLNLHLWKQLTQPKKRSNGDSRTAPPSPCALSPSGEGGKGSFFKMELEDTKRKFSEAVHEHSLSSMFQKIMREESGGSPKHNQKKQPVLSRSMAQDGSTDSSFVESPGKSAKRSDDIPHVFEWPPFRQHHKTCPFHHNRDHQKDEELEVFTDDDVVQISVSDSYPIPDEPPIMSTPLPHMSLFCIGVLSYGYFILPLGPYFSGMAFGVALGFLIGLLLIRLSTSRSNCVDRKRRKTHNLLGEAILTGATVRTESDTLKGWMNEVYEYDPETYHPSQSHSVFATLEGSCLCLHSPRNNISRRATYGERLPDAAFMKTRCFHLTNSKVFLLPSVLAQKRQWNPKYPLCLQLSEGGSSLQTEAWSEEDTIEQPLTPNPFTLYLFGRTGREKEEWYRHFLLASEEAHGEREADRCVGRSGDVRAPLHTVVSSRGSSRVGSEEDPSTPPVPVPTPMPQSSHSSIRAQPALNYHSYMSQLLCAAELTPLWSPGASSTAECTCDVAERPEKGQTAWINGLIGRIFWDFLREKYYADMVSTKIQKKLSTIRLPYFMNELTVTEMDLGTSMPLITATSKPEINPRGLWLELQLVYNGGLQMTLQTKFNLFKLGKEGSQEAEFTPHTKTSRCRPVLSVLADSDEESSSAGSSDEEELLLSEPQGPVGDKGPSTATNEGVGGGKTGRKILRFVDKIAKSKYFQKAAENEFIKKKFEEMSNTPLLLTVEVQELSGALVVNVPPPPTDRIWYSFCSPPKLDLHVRPKLGEREVTFCHVTEWIEKKLQEEFQKVFVFPNMDDICVPLMHCGLQQPHSSSTEPIQKTPMGGDQSH, encoded by the exons ATGGCGGCCAGTGGACCAAACAGGCCCGGAGAAAGGGAGGTCCGGGAGTCCCACGCCATACCCCCCACCCTGTCTCCCAAGAGTGCCAGCACCAATGGGACCAAGAGACACGTCCCTCGGGGCATTGTCATCCAGCTGACGGGGACAGAAGGGGAGTGGGACAGCTTGGACTCGAGCGAGCTAATCTTTTCCCTGGATGAGGATTACCCAACTATTTCTCTCACCAAAGAACGCCAGCTTTCCGTAAATGACGATCTATTGCTCCACGCTCCACCTTGCCACGTCCCACAATCTTCTTCAACCCCTAGCTCTTTGGGAAACTGCTCCGGTACTAGCTTTCTGTCCCCAGGGCCCTCATCCCCAACGCACCGCCCATTGACCAGCCTGGTCAAGTCTCTTTCCTCTGAGCTTGAAATAAAAGAAGGTGCAACACTTCGACCGAAACCCCTGCTAAATCTTGTCAAATCAATCTCAACGGAAATCTCCAGATCAGAACCCGAGATATCGCAATCAAAATCGGACTCCCGACTCAACCTGCACCTCTGGAAACAGCTGACTCAACCAAAAAAACGGAGCAATGGTGACTCCCGCACCGCGCCGCCGTCCCCATGTGCGCTGTCCCCTAGTGGTGAGGGCGGGAAAGGCAGCTTCTTCAAAATGGAGCTTGAAGACACCAAAAGGAAGTTTTCGGAAGCAGTTCATGAACATTCCCTCAGTAGCATGTTTCAGAAGATCATGCGGGAGGAGAGCGGAGGTAGTCCTAAGCACAACCAGAAAAAACAACCGGTTCTCTCTAGAAGCATGGCACAGGACGGTAGCACGGATTCAAGTTTTGTCGAGTCACCGGGAAAGAGTGCAAAAAGATCGGACGATATTCCACATGTTTTTGAATGGCCACCTTTTAGGCAACATCACAAGACATGTCCCTTTCACCACAATCGGGATCACCAAAAAGACGAAGAGCTAGAAGTCTTTACTGATGATGATGTGGTGCAAATATCAGTTTCAGATTCTTATCCTATCCCGGACGAACCCCCAATTATGAGTACCCCCCTCCCACACATGAGTTTGTTTTGCATTGGCGTTCTCTCGTATGGATACTTCATATTGCCGCTGGGTCCGTACTTCTCTGGCATGGCATTCGGCGTAGCTTTGGGCTTCTTGATTGGACTCTTGCTAATCAGATTGAGTACAAGCAGGTCAAATTGTGTGGACCGTAAACGTCGGAAAACACACAACCTGCTCGGAGAGGCTATTCTAACAGGTGCCACTGTAAGGACTGAGTCTGACACCCTGAAG GGCTGGATGAATGAGGTGTATGAATACGACCCAGAGACCTACCACCCCTCTCAGTCTCACTCTGTGTTTGCCACTCTGGAGGGCTCCTGTCTGTGCCTGCACTCCCCACGAAACAACATCAGCCGGCGAGCCACGTACGGAGAGAGGCTGCCTGACGCAGCCTTTATGAAAACACGCTGCTTTCACCTCACAAACAGCAAG GTTTTCCTGCTGCCTTCTGTGCTGGCCCAGAAGAGGCAGTGGAACCCAAAGTATCCCCTGTGTCTGCAGCTGAGCGAGGGCGGCAGCTCCCTACAGACCGAGGCCTGGTCAGAGGAGGACACCATTGAACAACCACTTACTCCAAATCCCTTCACTCTGTACCTGTTCGGACGCacggggagagagaaggaggagtggTACCGTCATTTTCTGCTGGCGTCAGAAGAAGCGCACGGGGAGAGGGAGGCCGACAGATGCGTGGGCAGATCGG GTGATGTCCGTGCACCCCTACATACAGTTGTGAGCAGTAGAGGCTCCAGCAGAGTCGGCAGTGAAGAGGACCCCTCCACCCCCCCAGTCCCTGTCCCAACACCGATGCCACAGAGCAGCCACAGCAGCATCAGGGCCCAGCCAGCCCTCAACTACCACAGCTACATGAGCCAGCTCCTGTGTGCGGCTGAGCTAACGCCACTCTGGAGCCCTGGAGCTAGCAGCACTGCAGAA TGTACCTGTGATGTAGCAGAGCGCCCTGAGAAAGGCCAAACTGCATGGATAAATGGTCTGATTGGTCGAATCTTTTGGGACTTTCTGCGAGAGAAGTACTACGCTGACATGGTTTCCACCAAGATCCAGAAGAAGCTCAGCACTATCAGA TTGCCTTACTTCATGAATGAACTGACTGTCACAGAGATGGATCTGGGCACGTCTATGCCTCTTATCACAGCAACTTCTAAACCTGAGATCAACCCTCGAG GGCTGTGGTTGGAGTTGCAGCTTGTCTACAATGGTGGGTTACAGATGACCCTTCAGACCAAGTTTAACCTTTTCAAACTGGGAAAAGAAGGAAGTCAAGAAGCAGAATTCACACCGCATACAAAAACTTCACG gTGTAGACCAGTCCTCAGTGTGTTAGCAGACAGTGATGAGGAGTCCTCCAGTGCTGGATCGTCTGATGAAGAAGAGCTACTACTGTCTGAGCCTCAGGGGCCTGTGGGAGACAAGGGACCTTCCACAGCAACCAACGAAGG TGTGGGGGGCGGTAAGACCGGGAGGAAGATTTTGAGATTTGTAGACAAAATCGCCAAGTCCAAGTATTTCCAGAAGGCGGCGGAAAATGAGTTTATTAAGAAGAAGTTTGAGGAGATGTCCAACACGCCTCTGCTGCTCACTGTGGAGGTCCAGGAGCTGTCGGGGGCACTAGTCGTCAACGTACCGCCGCCCCCTACTGACCGGATATG GTACAGCTTCTGCTCTCCGCCCAAGTTGGATCTTCATGTGCGTCCTAAACTTGGGGAGCGTGAGGTGACTTTCTGCcatgtgacagagtggatcgaAAAGAAACTACAAGAAGAGTTTCAG aAGGTGTTTGTTTTCCccaacatggatgacatctgtgTGCCCCTGATGCACTGTGGCCTGCAGCAGCCTCACAGCTCCTCCACAGAGCCCATCCAGAAGACCCCCATGGGCGGAGACCAGTCCCACTAG
- the tex2l gene encoding testis-expressed protein 2 isoform X2: MAASGPNRPGEREVRESHAIPPTLSPKSASTNGTKRHVPRGIVIQLTGTEGEWDSLDSSELIFSLDEDYPTISLTKERQLSVNDDLLLHAPPCHVPQSSSTPSSLGNCSGTSFLSPGPSSPTHRPLTSLVKSLSSELEIKEGATLRPKPLLNLVKSISTEISRSEPEISQSKSDSRLNLHLWKQLTQPKKRSNGDSRTAPPSPCALSPSGEGGKGSFFKMELEDTKRKFSEAVHEHSLSSMFQKIMREESGGSPKHNQKKQPVLSRSMAQDGSTDSSFVESPGKSAKRSDDIPHVFEWPPFRQHHKTCPFHHNRDHQKDEELEVFTDDDVVQISVSDSYPIPDEPPIMSTPLPHMSLFCIGVLSYGYFILPLGPYFSGMAFGVALGFLIGLLLIRLSTSRSNCVDRKRRKTHNLLGEAILTGATVRTESDTLKGWMNEVYEYDPETYHPSQSHSVFATLEGSCLCLHSPRNNISRRATYGERLPDAAFMKTRCFHLTNSKVFLLPSVLAQKRQWNPKYPLCLQLSEGGSSLQTEAWSEEDTIEQPLTPNPFTLYLFGRTGREKEEWYRHFLLASEEAHGEREADRCVGRSGDVRAPLHTVVSSRGSSRVGSEEDPSTPPVPVPTPMPQSSHSSIRAQPALNYHSYMSQLLCAAELTPLWSPGASSTAECTCDVAERPEKGQTAWINGLIGRIFWDFLREKYYADMVSTKIQKKLSTIRLPYFMNELTVTEMDLGTSMPLITATSKPEINPRGLWLELQLVYNGGLQMTLQTKFNLFKLGKEGSQEAEFTPHTKTSRCRPVLSVLADSDEESSSAGSSDEEELLLSEPQGPVGDKGPSTATNEGVGGGKTGRKILRFVDKIAKSKYFQKAAENEFIKKKFEEMSNTPLLLTVEVQELSGALVVNVPPPPTDRIWYSFCSPPKLDLHVRPKLGEREVTFCHVTEWIEKKLQEEFQVFVFPNMDDICVPLMHCGLQQPHSSSTEPIQKTPMGGDQSH; encoded by the exons ATGGCGGCCAGTGGACCAAACAGGCCCGGAGAAAGGGAGGTCCGGGAGTCCCACGCCATACCCCCCACCCTGTCTCCCAAGAGTGCCAGCACCAATGGGACCAAGAGACACGTCCCTCGGGGCATTGTCATCCAGCTGACGGGGACAGAAGGGGAGTGGGACAGCTTGGACTCGAGCGAGCTAATCTTTTCCCTGGATGAGGATTACCCAACTATTTCTCTCACCAAAGAACGCCAGCTTTCCGTAAATGACGATCTATTGCTCCACGCTCCACCTTGCCACGTCCCACAATCTTCTTCAACCCCTAGCTCTTTGGGAAACTGCTCCGGTACTAGCTTTCTGTCCCCAGGGCCCTCATCCCCAACGCACCGCCCATTGACCAGCCTGGTCAAGTCTCTTTCCTCTGAGCTTGAAATAAAAGAAGGTGCAACACTTCGACCGAAACCCCTGCTAAATCTTGTCAAATCAATCTCAACGGAAATCTCCAGATCAGAACCCGAGATATCGCAATCAAAATCGGACTCCCGACTCAACCTGCACCTCTGGAAACAGCTGACTCAACCAAAAAAACGGAGCAATGGTGACTCCCGCACCGCGCCGCCGTCCCCATGTGCGCTGTCCCCTAGTGGTGAGGGCGGGAAAGGCAGCTTCTTCAAAATGGAGCTTGAAGACACCAAAAGGAAGTTTTCGGAAGCAGTTCATGAACATTCCCTCAGTAGCATGTTTCAGAAGATCATGCGGGAGGAGAGCGGAGGTAGTCCTAAGCACAACCAGAAAAAACAACCGGTTCTCTCTAGAAGCATGGCACAGGACGGTAGCACGGATTCAAGTTTTGTCGAGTCACCGGGAAAGAGTGCAAAAAGATCGGACGATATTCCACATGTTTTTGAATGGCCACCTTTTAGGCAACATCACAAGACATGTCCCTTTCACCACAATCGGGATCACCAAAAAGACGAAGAGCTAGAAGTCTTTACTGATGATGATGTGGTGCAAATATCAGTTTCAGATTCTTATCCTATCCCGGACGAACCCCCAATTATGAGTACCCCCCTCCCACACATGAGTTTGTTTTGCATTGGCGTTCTCTCGTATGGATACTTCATATTGCCGCTGGGTCCGTACTTCTCTGGCATGGCATTCGGCGTAGCTTTGGGCTTCTTGATTGGACTCTTGCTAATCAGATTGAGTACAAGCAGGTCAAATTGTGTGGACCGTAAACGTCGGAAAACACACAACCTGCTCGGAGAGGCTATTCTAACAGGTGCCACTGTAAGGACTGAGTCTGACACCCTGAAG GGCTGGATGAATGAGGTGTATGAATACGACCCAGAGACCTACCACCCCTCTCAGTCTCACTCTGTGTTTGCCACTCTGGAGGGCTCCTGTCTGTGCCTGCACTCCCCACGAAACAACATCAGCCGGCGAGCCACGTACGGAGAGAGGCTGCCTGACGCAGCCTTTATGAAAACACGCTGCTTTCACCTCACAAACAGCAAG GTTTTCCTGCTGCCTTCTGTGCTGGCCCAGAAGAGGCAGTGGAACCCAAAGTATCCCCTGTGTCTGCAGCTGAGCGAGGGCGGCAGCTCCCTACAGACCGAGGCCTGGTCAGAGGAGGACACCATTGAACAACCACTTACTCCAAATCCCTTCACTCTGTACCTGTTCGGACGCacggggagagagaaggaggagtggTACCGTCATTTTCTGCTGGCGTCAGAAGAAGCGCACGGGGAGAGGGAGGCCGACAGATGCGTGGGCAGATCGG GTGATGTCCGTGCACCCCTACATACAGTTGTGAGCAGTAGAGGCTCCAGCAGAGTCGGCAGTGAAGAGGACCCCTCCACCCCCCCAGTCCCTGTCCCAACACCGATGCCACAGAGCAGCCACAGCAGCATCAGGGCCCAGCCAGCCCTCAACTACCACAGCTACATGAGCCAGCTCCTGTGTGCGGCTGAGCTAACGCCACTCTGGAGCCCTGGAGCTAGCAGCACTGCAGAA TGTACCTGTGATGTAGCAGAGCGCCCTGAGAAAGGCCAAACTGCATGGATAAATGGTCTGATTGGTCGAATCTTTTGGGACTTTCTGCGAGAGAAGTACTACGCTGACATGGTTTCCACCAAGATCCAGAAGAAGCTCAGCACTATCAGA TTGCCTTACTTCATGAATGAACTGACTGTCACAGAGATGGATCTGGGCACGTCTATGCCTCTTATCACAGCAACTTCTAAACCTGAGATCAACCCTCGAG GGCTGTGGTTGGAGTTGCAGCTTGTCTACAATGGTGGGTTACAGATGACCCTTCAGACCAAGTTTAACCTTTTCAAACTGGGAAAAGAAGGAAGTCAAGAAGCAGAATTCACACCGCATACAAAAACTTCACG gTGTAGACCAGTCCTCAGTGTGTTAGCAGACAGTGATGAGGAGTCCTCCAGTGCTGGATCGTCTGATGAAGAAGAGCTACTACTGTCTGAGCCTCAGGGGCCTGTGGGAGACAAGGGACCTTCCACAGCAACCAACGAAGG TGTGGGGGGCGGTAAGACCGGGAGGAAGATTTTGAGATTTGTAGACAAAATCGCCAAGTCCAAGTATTTCCAGAAGGCGGCGGAAAATGAGTTTATTAAGAAGAAGTTTGAGGAGATGTCCAACACGCCTCTGCTGCTCACTGTGGAGGTCCAGGAGCTGTCGGGGGCACTAGTCGTCAACGTACCGCCGCCCCCTACTGACCGGATATG GTACAGCTTCTGCTCTCCGCCCAAGTTGGATCTTCATGTGCGTCCTAAACTTGGGGAGCGTGAGGTGACTTTCTGCcatgtgacagagtggatcgaAAAGAAACTACAAGAAGAGTTTCAG GTGTTTGTTTTCCccaacatggatgacatctgtgTGCCCCTGATGCACTGTGGCCTGCAGCAGCCTCACAGCTCCTCCACAGAGCCCATCCAGAAGACCCCCATGGGCGGAGACCAGTCCCACTAG